CGCTCCCGAGGCCGTCTACGCCCTGCTCGACTGACCCGCCGTATGCGCATCCTCATCGCCTCGGACAAGTTCAAGGGCTCCGCCACCGGGGCCGAGGTCGCGGAGGCGCTCGCCCTCGGCATCCGGGAGATCATCCCGGATGCCGAGGTCGACGCGGTGCCCGTCGCCGACGGCGGCGAGGGAACGGTCGAGGCCGCTCTCGCGAGCGGGTTCGAGGCGGTCACGGCGCAGGTGACCGGGCCGACCGGGCAGCCGGTGCCGGCCCGGTTCGCGATGCGCGGAACGCAGGCGATCATCGAGATGGCCGCGGCGAGCGGTCTCGACCTGCTGCCGGGGGGCGCGAAGGCCCCGCTCACGGCGACGAGCCGGGGGACCGGCGACCTCATCCGGGCGGCGCTGGATCGCGGATGCACGACGATCGTGCTCGGTGTGGGCGGAAGCGCCAACACCGACGGCGGTGCGGGGATGCTGCAGGCGCTGGGCGTCTCGCTCCGCACAGAGGAGGGCGATGCTCCTTCCGGCGGTGCGGCGCTCGCCGGCCTGGCCTCCGTCGACGTGACGGGTCTCGACCCGCGCATCGCCGCGGCGACGATCGTGCTCGCCAGCGACGTCGACAATCCTCTCCTGGGAGACCGGGGGGCGTCTGCGGTGTTCGCACCGCAGAAGGGGGCGAGCGCCGACGATGTCGCCGCCCTCGAGACGGGCCTCTCCCGCTTCGCCTCGCTGCTCGAGGCGCAGGCGGGGGTGCGCCCGTCGAAGGATCTTCCCGGTGCGGGAGCCGCCGGGGGAGTGGGCTACGCGGCCCTGGCGGTGCTCGGAGCGAGCCGAGAGCCGGGCGTCGACGTCATCCAGCGTCTGACCGGGCTCGGTGAGCGCATCGCCGGTGCCGACCTCGTCATCACGGGAGAGGGCAGCCTCGACGACCAGAGCCTCGGCGGCAAGACGCCGCTGGGTGTGGCGGCGGCCGCGCGCGCGGCGGGCGTTCCCGTCGTGGCGGTGTGCGGGCGTTCGACGCTGACCGCGGAGGAAGCCGCCGATGCCGGCTTCGTCGCGGTGCTGCCGCTCAGCGCGCTCGAGCCGGACCCTGCGGCGAGCATGGCGAACGCGACCGCGCTGCTCGCGCAGGTGGGCCGGCGGATCGCCACCGAGATCATCCCGCGATCCCTGGCGGGATCGTGGTCCAGTATGGGCTGAGCAGGTGTCAGCCGGTCGGCGTGCAGCCGGCGGAAGGGAAGGGCGACATGTCGCAGGAGCAGGAAATGGTGGATGCCGGAGCGTCGCTCGACCCGACGGGTGAGCGGTACGACCTCGTGATCCGAGGACAGCGGGTGCTGACGTCCGCGGGCATCAGCCCGCGGGAGGTCGGGGTGCGCGACGGCAGGATCGTCGCCCTGCAGCCGTTGGGCAACAACCTCGACGGCGCGGAGGTCATCGAGCTCGCCGACGACGAGACGCTCATCCCCGGGCTCGTCGACACCCACGTGCACGTGAACGAGCCGGGTCGCACGGAGTGGGAGGGGTTCGCCTCCGCCACACGTGCCGCCGCGGCAGGTGGTGTGACGACCATCGTCGACATGCCGCTGAACAGCATCCCGGCGACCGTCGATGTCGAGGCGCTGAACATCAAGCGCGACGTCGCGCAGGGCCAGACGCATGTCGACGTGGGCTTCTGGGGCGGGGCGATCCCCGGCAACACCGCGGAGCTGCGCGGTCTGCACGATGCCGGCGTCTTCGGCTTCAAGTGCTTCCTGCTGCACTCCGGAGTCGACGAGTTCCCGCCGCTCGACGCCGACGAGATGGGGAAGGACATGCGCGAGCTCGCGACGTTCGACTCCGTGATGATCGTGCACGCCGAGGACTCCCGCGCGATCGACCGCGCCCCCTCACCCGAGGGAGACGACTACGGCAAGTTCCTGGCATCGCGTCCCCGTGGTGCCGAGAACCTCGCGATCGCCGAGGTCATCGAGCGGGCGCGCTGGACGGGCGCCCGTGCGCACATCCTGCACCTGTCGTCGTCCGACGCCCTGGCGATGATCCGCAGCGCGAAGCACGACGGCCTCCGGCTCACGGTCGAGACGTGCCCCCACTACCTGACCCTCACCGCGGAGGAGATCCCGCTCGGGGCCACGCAGTTCAAGTGCTGCCCGCCGATCCGAGAGGCCGGCAACCGCGAGCTGCTCTGGGAGGGGCTCGAAGACGGCACGATCGACTTCATCGTCTCGGACCACTCGCCGTCGACGCTCGATCTCAAGGACCTCGACAACGGCGACTTCGCGGTCGCCTGGGGCGGGGTCGCGTCGCTGCAGCTCGGCCTCTCGCTGATCTGGACCGAGGCCCGTCAGCGCGGGCTGACGCTCGAGACCGTGGTGTCGTGGATGAGCGAGCGCCCCGCGCAGTTCGCCGGGCTCACCGGCAAGGGGCGCATCGCGCCGGGCTACGACGCCGACTTCTCGGTGTTCGCCGCCGACGATGCCTATGTCGTCGACGTGAACAAGCTGCACCACAAGAACCCGCTCACGCCCTACCACGGCAAGGCTCTGGCGGGTGTGGTGCGCAAGACGTGGCTGCACGGCGAGGTGATCGACTTCGAGACACCGCGCGGACGGCTGCTGCGCCGGGGCATGACCGATTGACGCGTGATCTTCGCCCGGAGTAAAGTTGAGTCAGGATAACTCAACTTTACTTCGGAGGGATACGTGTCCAACCCCCAGGCCGGCCCGCAGAATCAGGACCAGCAGTCTGCTCTCGAGCAGTTCGGCATCAACCTCACCGACCGCGCCCGCCAGGGCAAGCTCGACCCCGTGATCGGGCGGGACGGTGAGATCCGCCGCGTCAGCCAGGTGCTGACCCGACGCACCAAGAACAACCCGGTGCTGATCGGTGAGCCCGGCGTCGGCAAGACCGCCGTCGTCGAGGGTCTCGCACAGCGGATCGTGGCGGGCGACGTCGCCGAGTCTCTGAAGGACAAGGAGCTGATCACCCTCGACATCTCCGCCCTCGTGGCCGGCGCCATGTACCGCGGCCAGTTCGAGGAGCGGCTGAAGCAGGTCCTCAAGGAGATCACCGAGTCCGAGGGCAAGGTCATCACGTTCATCGACGAGCTGCATGTACTCATGGGTGCCGGCGGCGGCGAGGGGTCGGTCGCGGCATCCAACATGCTCAAGCCGATGCTGGCCCGAGGAGAGCTGCGCCTGATCGGCGCGACGACGCTCAACGAGTACCGCGAGTTCATCGAGAAGGATGCCGCGCTCGAGCGGCGCTTCCAGCAGGTCTATGTGGGCGAGCCCACGGTCGAAGACACCATCGCGATCCTCCGCGGGCTCAAGGGTCGGTACGAGGCGCACCACGGAGTCACCATCGCCGACAGTGCTCTCGTAGCGGCCGCCGCGCTGTCGAACCGCTACCTCCCCTCCCGCCAGCTGCCCGACAAGGCCATCGACCTCATCGACGAGGCCATGTCCCGGCTGAAGATGGAGATCGACTCCTCGCCGGTCGAGATCGACCAGCTGAAGCGCCAGGTCGACCGCATGAAGCTCGAGGAACTCGCGCTCAAGAAGGAGAAGGACGCCGCGTCCAAGGAGCGGCTGGGCACGCTCCGCGAGCAGCTCGCCGGGCTCGAGAAGGAGCTCGCCGCGCTCGAGGAGCGCTGGGCGCGTGAGCGTCAGGGCCTCAACCGTGTCGGCGACCTGAAGAAGCAGCTCGACGACGCCGTCACGCAGCGCGATCTCGCCATGCGTGAGGCCGACTACACGCGCGCTTCCAAGCTCGAGTACGAGACCATCAAGCGCCTGGAGCGCGACATCGCCGAGGCCGAGCAGGCGGAGGCCGCCACGTCGTCCGAGGGCCGCATGGTCAACGAGCAGGTCACCGATGAGGACATCGCCGGCGTGATCGCCGCGTGGACCGGCATCCCGGTCGGAAAGCTCCTGCAGGGCGAGTCCGAGCGACTGCTGCACCTCGAGAGCGAGCTCGGCAAGCGGCTGATCGGGCAGAAGGAGGCCGTGAAAGCGGTGTCGGATGCCGTGCGCCGCTCGCGCGCGGGCATCAGCGATCCCGGGCGCCCGACCGGCTCGTTCCTGTTCCTCGGCCCCACCGGTGTCGGCAAGACCGAGCTCGCGAAGGCGCTCGCGGAGTTCCTCTTCGACGACGAGCACGCCATGGTGCGCATCGACATGTCGGAGTACGGCGAGAAGCACTCGGTCTCCCGCCTCGTCGGCGCCCCTCCGGGGTACGTCGGCTACGAGCAGGGCGGTCAGCTCACCGAGGCCGTGCGTCGACGGCCCTACAGCGTGATCCTGCTCGACGAGGTCGAGAAGGCGCATCCCGAGGTGTTCGACGTGCTCCTGCAGGTGCTCGACGACGGACGCCTCACCGACGGCCAGGGCCGCACGGTCGACTTCTCGAACGTGATCCTGATCCTCACCTCGAACCTCGGCTCGCCGATCCTCATCGACCCCGTGCTCCCACCCGACGAGAAGCGCGAGCAGGTGATGGCGCTCGTGCGCCAGGCGTTCCGACCCGAGTTCCTGAACCGCCTCGACGACATCGTGATGTTCGCCGCGCTCACCGAAGACGACCTCGCGCAGATCGTCGAGCTCTCCGTCGACCAGCTGCACGACCGGCTCCACGACCGCCGGCTCACGCTCGCCGTCACCCCGGATGCACGCTCGTGGCTCGCCGAGCGCGGGTACGACCCGATGTTCGGTGCGCGGCCGCTGCGCCGCCTCATCCAGTCCGAGGTGCAGAACAAGCTGGCGACCGCCCTGCTGTCCGGCGGGGTGCGCGACGGCGACACCGTCCGAGTCGATGTCGCGGCTGACGGATCGGGCCTCGTGCTCACCGCTCAGAGCCCGACGGAAGGCGATCCGCGCACGTCCTAGATTCCACATCTTGGAAGTGTCAATCCGAGATTCGGAAAAATCCTTGACCGCGTTCGCGCGCCCGTGATAGATCTGGAGTGTTCCAAAGTCGGAGCACCTGGATCAGCAGACAGGGAAAAACTGAGCTGACCCCCTGGTGGGGTCAGCCGTTCGACTCCACCCCGATGGACGGAGTCTGCTATGTCACAGCACCCCACGAGCGTGTGGTTGAAGAGCCCGCTCGGCATCTACACCGGAGGCGACGCCGACGCTGCCGGCGGCATCGTCATCGAGGGCTCGCGGGTCCTCGAGGTCGTCCCCGCCGGCGGCGCGCCGTCGGTGCCGGTCGACGAGGTCTTCGATGCCTCGCGGCACGTGATCATCCCCGGCCTCATCAACACGCACCACCACTTCTACCAGACGCTCACCCGCGCCTGGACGCCCGTGGTGAGCGCCGAGCTGTTCCCCTGGCTCAAGGGCCTCTACGGGGTGTGGGCAGGGCTCACGCCCCGCGATCTCGAACTGGCGACGACGGCGGCGCTCGCCGAGCTGCTGCTCTCCGGATGCACCACGGCCGCCGACCACCATTACCTGTTCCCGAACG
This genomic interval from Microbacterium sp. LWH11-1.2 contains the following:
- a CDS encoding glycerate kinase, yielding MRILIASDKFKGSATGAEVAEALALGIREIIPDAEVDAVPVADGGEGTVEAALASGFEAVTAQVTGPTGQPVPARFAMRGTQAIIEMAAASGLDLLPGGAKAPLTATSRGTGDLIRAALDRGCTTIVLGVGGSANTDGGAGMLQALGVSLRTEEGDAPSGGAALAGLASVDVTGLDPRIAAATIVLASDVDNPLLGDRGASAVFAPQKGASADDVAALETGLSRFASLLEAQAGVRPSKDLPGAGAAGGVGYAALAVLGASREPGVDVIQRLTGLGERIAGADLVITGEGSLDDQSLGGKTPLGVAAAARAAGVPVVAVCGRSTLTAEEAADAGFVAVLPLSALEPDPAASMANATALLAQVGRRIATEIIPRSLAGSWSSMG
- the allB gene encoding allantoinase AllB; protein product: MSQEQEMVDAGASLDPTGERYDLVIRGQRVLTSAGISPREVGVRDGRIVALQPLGNNLDGAEVIELADDETLIPGLVDTHVHVNEPGRTEWEGFASATRAAAAGGVTTIVDMPLNSIPATVDVEALNIKRDVAQGQTHVDVGFWGGAIPGNTAELRGLHDAGVFGFKCFLLHSGVDEFPPLDADEMGKDMRELATFDSVMIVHAEDSRAIDRAPSPEGDDYGKFLASRPRGAENLAIAEVIERARWTGARAHILHLSSSDALAMIRSAKHDGLRLTVETCPHYLTLTAEEIPLGATQFKCCPPIREAGNRELLWEGLEDGTIDFIVSDHSPSTLDLKDLDNGDFAVAWGGVASLQLGLSLIWTEARQRGLTLETVVSWMSERPAQFAGLTGKGRIAPGYDADFSVFAADDAYVVDVNKLHHKNPLTPYHGKALAGVVRKTWLHGEVIDFETPRGRLLRRGMTD
- a CDS encoding AAA family ATPase translates to MSNPQAGPQNQDQQSALEQFGINLTDRARQGKLDPVIGRDGEIRRVSQVLTRRTKNNPVLIGEPGVGKTAVVEGLAQRIVAGDVAESLKDKELITLDISALVAGAMYRGQFEERLKQVLKEITESEGKVITFIDELHVLMGAGGGEGSVAASNMLKPMLARGELRLIGATTLNEYREFIEKDAALERRFQQVYVGEPTVEDTIAILRGLKGRYEAHHGVTIADSALVAAAALSNRYLPSRQLPDKAIDLIDEAMSRLKMEIDSSPVEIDQLKRQVDRMKLEELALKKEKDAASKERLGTLREQLAGLEKELAALEERWARERQGLNRVGDLKKQLDDAVTQRDLAMREADYTRASKLEYETIKRLERDIAEAEQAEAATSSEGRMVNEQVTDEDIAGVIAAWTGIPVGKLLQGESERLLHLESELGKRLIGQKEAVKAVSDAVRRSRAGISDPGRPTGSFLFLGPTGVGKTELAKALAEFLFDDEHAMVRIDMSEYGEKHSVSRLVGAPPGYVGYEQGGQLTEAVRRRPYSVILLDEVEKAHPEVFDVLLQVLDDGRLTDGQGRTVDFSNVILILTSNLGSPILIDPVLPPDEKREQVMALVRQAFRPEFLNRLDDIVMFAALTEDDLAQIVELSVDQLHDRLHDRRLTLAVTPDARSWLAERGYDPMFGARPLRRLIQSEVQNKLATALLSGGVRDGDTVRVDVAADGSGLVLTAQSPTEGDPRTS